A genomic region of Stenotrophomonas sp. NA06056 contains the following coding sequences:
- a CDS encoding lipid A deacylase LpxR family protein has protein sequence MRPFATFGLSSLLAAALPLSAYAADQCGPDAMREHPPQVNFRVDNDLFGGRHQDQGYTNGAQLTLVSPNLVDYTDDPCLPRLARWVNSHLEALHPGKFEQQNMIFSLAQGIFTPTDPTRSDLIEDDRPYAGVLLVSFGFNARSGDRLQTTQLSLGVVGPWAQGKQVQDAVHSVLGDEKFKGWDNQLHNEPVFMLTHERMRRWPGDASINADGWGWDAISHYGGAIGNLETKANLGGEVRFGWKLPDDFGSTPLRPAGENTAPTRGGKPSGWSWHLFATTDAAWVIRDITLDGNTFRNSHSVDKRHVVAQGGYGIAVMRGRWKFAMARYHSTREFDGQRQSPVFGSFTISRSL, from the coding sequence ATGCGTCCTTTCGCAACGTTTGGCCTGTCCAGTCTGTTGGCCGCTGCCCTCCCCCTTTCCGCCTACGCCGCCGATCAGTGCGGTCCTGACGCGATGCGCGAGCACCCGCCGCAGGTCAACTTCCGCGTCGACAACGACCTGTTCGGCGGCCGCCACCAGGACCAGGGGTATACCAATGGCGCCCAGCTGACCCTGGTCTCGCCCAATCTGGTGGACTACACCGATGACCCCTGCCTGCCGCGACTGGCGCGCTGGGTGAACAGCCACCTGGAAGCACTGCATCCGGGCAAGTTCGAACAGCAGAACATGATCTTCAGCCTGGCCCAGGGCATCTTCACCCCCACCGACCCGACCCGCAGCGACCTGATCGAGGATGACCGGCCGTATGCCGGCGTGCTGCTGGTCAGCTTCGGCTTCAACGCGCGCAGTGGCGATCGCCTGCAGACCACGCAGCTGTCGCTGGGTGTGGTCGGGCCGTGGGCGCAGGGCAAGCAGGTGCAGGACGCCGTGCACAGCGTGCTGGGCGATGAGAAGTTCAAGGGCTGGGACAACCAGCTGCACAACGAACCGGTGTTCATGCTGACCCACGAGCGCATGCGCCGCTGGCCGGGCGATGCCAGCATCAACGCCGACGGCTGGGGCTGGGACGCGATCAGCCACTATGGCGGTGCGATCGGCAACCTGGAAACCAAGGCAAACCTCGGCGGCGAAGTGCGCTTCGGCTGGAAGCTGCCGGACGATTTCGGCAGCACCCCGCTGCGCCCGGCCGGCGAGAACACCGCGCCAACCCGGGGTGGCAAGCCGTCCGGCTGGTCGTGGCATCTGTTCGCCACCACCGATGCGGCGTGGGTGATCCGTGATATCACCCTGGACGGCAACACGTTCCGCAACAGCCACAGCGTGGACAAGCGTCATGTGGTTGCCCAAGGTGGCTATGGCATTGCGGTAATGCGCGGCCGCTGGAAGTTCGCGATGGCGCGCTACCACAGCACCCGCGAATTCGATGGCCAGCGCCAGTCGCCGGTGTTCGGCAGCTTCACCATCAGTCGCTCGCTGTAA
- the mltB gene encoding lytic murein transglycosylase B, which translates to MIRRSLACMLTLGLVACATQPTSPPTSPQASSTPRHPAAKPQGPAEAAPEAAAATAAPVDLTPVPFETARAKFIADTAKRYGLKPDEIRNVLDQAQVRQPIIAAMSRPAERVKPWNEYRPMFISKARIDGGKAFLAQHRAELDRVQQRTGVPAEVIVAIIGVETSYGKNAGSHRVLDALYTLAFYYPRSGDPAKLEREVRRELFFRDELAKLFELGREEKLDITTLKGSYAGAMGMGQFMPSSYLDYAVDGNGDGRRDLFTSYDDVFSSIANYFVKKGGWVRGGQVAVPATLATGREEFNPTEWMPTWSLSDLAQRGYQPSAPVQPGVTATPITLEGSAGKQYWLGFQNYYAITRYNLSKMYAMAVFQLSQAIAGQELPPA; encoded by the coding sequence ATGATTCGACGTTCTCTGGCCTGCATGCTCACCCTCGGCCTGGTCGCCTGCGCGACCCAGCCGACGTCCCCTCCGACTTCGCCCCAGGCCAGCAGTACGCCGCGCCACCCGGCAGCCAAGCCCCAGGGCCCGGCCGAGGCCGCGCCGGAAGCCGCAGCCGCTACGGCAGCGCCGGTCGATCTCACCCCGGTACCGTTCGAAACCGCGCGTGCGAAATTCATTGCCGACACCGCCAAGCGTTACGGCCTGAAGCCCGACGAGATCCGCAACGTGCTCGACCAGGCGCAGGTGCGCCAGCCGATCATTGCTGCCATGTCGCGACCCGCAGAACGGGTCAAGCCGTGGAACGAATATCGGCCGATGTTCATCAGCAAGGCGCGCATCGATGGCGGCAAAGCCTTCCTTGCCCAGCACCGCGCCGAACTGGACCGTGTGCAGCAGCGCACCGGTGTGCCGGCCGAAGTGATCGTGGCGATCATCGGCGTGGAAACCAGCTACGGAAAGAATGCCGGCAGCCATCGCGTGCTGGATGCGCTGTACACGCTGGCCTTCTATTACCCGCGCAGTGGCGACCCGGCCAAGCTGGAACGCGAAGTGCGCCGCGAGCTGTTCTTCCGCGATGAACTGGCCAAGCTGTTTGAGCTCGGCCGCGAGGAAAAGCTGGACATCACCACGCTCAAGGGCAGCTACGCCGGTGCGATGGGCATGGGCCAGTTCATGCCCTCCAGCTACCTGGATTACGCGGTGGACGGCAACGGCGATGGTCGCCGTGACCTGTTCACCAGCTACGACGACGTGTTCTCCTCCATCGCCAACTACTTCGTGAAGAAGGGCGGTTGGGTGCGCGGCGGCCAGGTCGCCGTGCCGGCCACGCTGGCCACTGGCCGCGAAGAGTTCAACCCGACCGAGTGGATGCCCACCTGGTCGCTGTCCGATCTGGCCCAGCGCGGCTACCAGCCCAGCGCACCGGTGCAGCCGGGCGTCACCGCCACCCCGATCACGCTTGAAGGCAGTGCCGGCAAGCAGTACTGGCTGGGCTTCCAGAACTACTACGCGATCACCCGTTACAACCTCTCGAAGATGTACGCGATGGCCGTGTTCCAGTTGTCGCAGGCCATTGCCGGACAGGAGCTGCCCCCGGCATGA
- a CDS encoding septal ring lytic transglycosylase RlpA family protein, giving the protein MNIRWLVPGLIVLALAACSSAPKKPATAGHGGKPSGTVVQGKGGRPAHCPEGSPYAAATEDLSTRGNYTAGGLYKPGVKDTTPSYVPNVACIPEPLVTNEDRSVIGNKSPYVVLGKQYKVLDDTRNYVERGTASYYGAKFHGRLTSNREVYDMYQFTAAHKTLPLPSFARVTNLDNGESVIVRVNDRGPFHDGRVVDLSYAAAVRLGITQRGTGNVEVRAVQPGETNLMAQKPSRRERRAAEAAAATAAIASTRPAPAARPVADSDIDRLVNRLPADGAPARGQPATTQAAVSTMPEVAVSSLPPSATVPRPATPVVATAVPRSPAPASTSAPSLSQKMVGAVMLQVASFSSRDNANRAMGQLSAAGIVGATISDIAAGGRTLFRLRVPASDHASAAELAGRISGLGFGSPQIVKD; this is encoded by the coding sequence ATGAACATCAGATGGCTGGTCCCTGGATTGATCGTCCTCGCGCTGGCCGCCTGCAGCAGCGCGCCGAAGAAGCCGGCGACCGCCGGCCACGGTGGCAAGCCGTCCGGCACGGTGGTGCAGGGCAAGGGCGGGCGTCCGGCGCACTGTCCGGAGGGCTCGCCGTACGCGGCGGCCACCGAGGACTTGTCCACCCGTGGCAACTACACCGCCGGTGGCCTGTACAAGCCAGGCGTGAAAGACACCACGCCCAGCTATGTACCCAACGTGGCGTGCATTCCCGAGCCGCTGGTCACCAATGAGGATCGCTCGGTAATCGGCAACAAATCGCCTTACGTGGTGCTGGGCAAGCAGTACAAGGTGCTCGACGACACCCGCAACTATGTTGAGCGTGGCACCGCCTCGTACTACGGCGCCAAGTTCCACGGCCGCCTGACCTCCAACCGCGAGGTCTACGACATGTACCAGTTCACCGCTGCGCACAAGACCTTGCCGCTGCCCAGCTTCGCCCGCGTGACCAACCTGGACAACGGCGAATCGGTGATCGTGCGCGTCAACGATCGTGGTCCGTTCCACGACGGCCGTGTGGTTGATCTCAGCTATGCCGCCGCTGTGCGCCTGGGCATCACCCAGCGCGGTACCGGCAACGTGGAAGTGCGTGCGGTGCAGCCGGGTGAAACCAACCTGATGGCGCAGAAGCCGTCGCGCCGCGAGCGCCGTGCTGCTGAAGCGGCTGCGGCCACCGCTGCCATTGCCAGCACGCGCCCCGCACCCGCGGCCCGTCCCGTTGCCGACAGCGACATTGATCGCCTGGTCAATCGTCTGCCTGCCGATGGGGCGCCGGCGCGTGGCCAGCCGGCCACCACCCAGGCCGCCGTCAGCACCATGCCGGAGGTGGCGGTCAGCAGCCTGCCGCCCAGCGCGACCGTGCCGCGTCCTGCAACGCCGGTCGTGGCTACTGCCGTGCCGCGCAGCCCGGCCCCGGCCAGCACCAGCGCTCCCAGCCTGTCGCAGAAGATGGTGGGCGCGGTGATGCTGCAGGTCGCCAGCTTCTCCAGCCGCGACAACGCCAACCGCGCGATGGGCCAGCTCAGCGCCGCCGGCATCGTCGGTGCCACCATCAGCGACATCGCCGCCGGCGGCCGCACCCTGTTCCGCCTGCGGGTTCCCGCCAGTGATCACGCCAGCGCGGCGGAACTTGCCGGGCGCATCTCGGGTCTGGGTTTTGGCTCGCCACAGATCGTCAAGGACTGA
- a CDS encoding YbeD family protein — protein sequence MEIKSDNPEHGFQFPGQFELSAMGPANRGLEHELPRLLLAAGVDVVNERISWKHSSNGKYVSVRLVFRAENREQYDVAHQALRDHPEVKWTV from the coding sequence ATGGAAATCAAGTCCGACAACCCCGAACACGGCTTCCAGTTCCCCGGTCAGTTCGAGCTCAGCGCGATGGGCCCGGCCAACCGCGGTCTGGAGCATGAACTCCCCCGCCTGCTGCTGGCTGCTGGCGTCGACGTGGTGAACGAGCGCATCAGCTGGAAGCATTCGTCCAACGGCAAGTACGTCTCGGTACGCCTGGTCTTCCGGGCCGAGAACCGCGAACAGTACGACGTGGCCCATCAGGCCCTGCGCGACCACCCGGAAGTGAAGTGGACGGTGTAG
- a CDS encoding D-alanyl-D-alanine carboxypeptidase family protein, with product MNFRSAATALAATLVVGLASAQTPLPTPATPTPAAAAAPATVATPPAPAPSVSKAWVLMDYATGQVLAGENVNEQLAPASITKVMTSYVIAAEVKNGKVRPDDQVMMSERAWREGGAGTDGSYSGFPVNQTARLEDMEKGMAIQSGNDAAIALAEHVAGSEEAFASLMNSYAAKIGMKNSHFVNAHGLTAPGHHSSAYDLALLGRAMVRDYPETYAYNKIKEFQVGTIKQPNRNLLLWRDGSVDGIKTGHTSEAGYCLMSSAQRGDQRLVAVVLGGQSEKQRADDSLALLNWGFRFFETHRLYEPGKAVAEHKVWKGTTDKVQLGVAQPMLVSVPRGRYNDLKPSIDVPKTLEAPFTAGQQIGTVKVTLDGKLVAEAPLVAVAAVEQAGFFKRLWDSFWMWWESE from the coding sequence ATGAATTTCCGTTCCGCCGCCACTGCCCTGGCCGCCACCCTGGTGGTGGGCCTGGCCTCCGCCCAGACGCCGCTGCCGACCCCGGCCACGCCGACGCCTGCCGCCGCTGCTGCCCCCGCTACCGTGGCCACGCCGCCTGCGCCCGCACCCAGTGTGTCCAAGGCCTGGGTGCTGATGGACTACGCCACCGGCCAGGTACTGGCAGGTGAGAACGTCAATGAACAGCTGGCCCCGGCCAGCATCACCAAGGTGATGACGTCCTACGTGATCGCCGCCGAGGTCAAGAACGGCAAGGTCCGTCCGGATGACCAGGTGATGATGAGCGAGCGCGCCTGGCGCGAGGGCGGCGCTGGCACCGACGGCAGCTACAGCGGCTTCCCGGTCAACCAGACGGCACGTCTGGAAGACATGGAAAAGGGCATGGCGATCCAGTCCGGCAACGACGCCGCGATTGCCCTGGCCGAGCACGTGGCCGGCAGCGAAGAGGCCTTTGCCTCGCTGATGAACAGTTACGCCGCCAAGATCGGCATGAAGAACTCGCACTTCGTGAACGCCCACGGCCTGACCGCCCCGGGCCATCACAGCAGCGCCTACGACCTGGCCCTGCTGGGCCGCGCGATGGTGCGCGATTACCCGGAAACCTACGCGTACAACAAGATCAAGGAATTCCAGGTCGGCACCATCAAGCAGCCGAACCGCAACCTGCTGTTGTGGCGTGATGGCAGCGTGGACGGCATCAAGACCGGTCACACCTCCGAAGCCGGTTACTGCCTGATGAGCTCGGCCCAACGCGGTGACCAGCGTCTGGTGGCCGTGGTACTGGGTGGCCAGTCGGAAAAGCAGCGCGCCGATGACAGCCTGGCCCTGTTGAACTGGGGCTTCCGCTTCTTCGAAACCCACCGCCTGTACGAGCCGGGCAAGGCCGTGGCCGAGCACAAGGTCTGGAAGGGCACCACCGACAAGGTGCAGCTGGGCGTGGCCCAGCCGATGCTGGTCAGCGTGCCGCGCGGTCGCTACAACGACCTGAAGCCGAGCATCGACGTGCCCAAGACCTTGGAAGCACCGTTCACCGCCGGCCAGCAGATCGGCACCGTCAAGGTCACCCTGGATGGCAAGCTGGTGGCCGAAGCGCCGCTGGTGGCAGTGGCCGCCGTCGAGCAGGCCGGTTTCTTCAAGCGCCTGTGGGACAGCTTCTGGATGTGGTGGGAATCGGAATGA